A region of Gracilinanus agilis isolate LMUSP501 chromosome 3, AgileGrace, whole genome shotgun sequence DNA encodes the following proteins:
- the PIK3CD gene encoding phosphatidylinositol 4,5-bisphosphate 3-kinase catalytic subunit delta isoform, producing the protein MPPGVDCPMEFWSKEENQSVVVDFLLPTGVYLNFPVSRNANLSTIKQVLWHHAQYEPLFHMLSDPEAYVFTCINQTAEQQELEDEQRRLCDIQPFLPVLRLVARQGDRVKKLINSQISLLIGKGLHEFDSLRDPEVNDFRAKMRQFCEEAAAHRQQLGWEAWMHYNFPLQLEPSSRGWGAGTLRAPTRTLFVNVKFEGNEESFTFQASPNDFPLALMACALKKRATVFRQSGLERPEDYTLQVNGKYEYLYGNHPLFQFQYICACLHKGLTPHLTMVHSSSILAMRDEQSNPPAQAPKLRAKPPPIPVKKPSSVSLWSLEQPFCVELVQGSKVNADERMKLVVLAGLFHGNEMLCKTVSSSEVTVCSEPVWKQRLEFDINVCDLPRMARLCFALYAVIEKAKKARSTKKKSKKADCPIAWANLMLFDYKDQLKTGECCLYMWSSVPDEKGELLNPMGTVRSNPNTESAAALVICIPEVAPHPVYYPPLEKILELGKNGEHARVTEDEQQQLREILERKVAAELYEHEKDLVWKMRREIQEQFPEALARLLLVTKWNRHEDVAQMLFLLRSWPELPVLSALELLDFSFPDRHVGSFAIQSLRKLTDDELFQYLLQLVQVLKYESYLDCELTKFLLDRALANRKIGHFLFWHLRSEMHVPSVALRFGLIMEAYCRGSNHHMKVLMKQGEALNKMKALNDFVKVSSQKTTKPQTKELMHVCMRQETYLEALSNVQSPLNPSTLLSEVCVEQCTFMDSKMKPLWIVYSNEEAGGGADSHVGIIFKNGDDLRQDMLTLQMIQLMDVLWKQEGLDLRMTPYGCLSTGDRTGLIEVVSHSDTIANIQLNKSNMAATAAFNKDALLNWLKSKNPGEALERAIEEFTLSCAGYCVATYVLGIGDRHSDNIMIRESGQLFHIDFGHFLGNFKTKFGINRERVPFILTYDFVHVIQQGKTNNNEKFERFRSYCERAYTILRRHGLLFLHLFALMRAAGLPELSCSKDIQYLKDSLALGKTDEEALKHFRVKFNEALRESWKTKVNWLAHNVSKDNRQ; encoded by the exons ATGCCCCCTGGAGTCGACTGTCCTATGGAATTCTGGTCCAAGGAAGAAAACCAGAGCGTGGTGGTGGATTTCTTGCTGCCTACAGGGGTTTATTTGAACTTCCCCGTCTCTCGAAATGCCAACCTCAGCACCATCAAGCAG GTCCTCTGGCACCATGCCCAGTACGAGCCCCTGTTCCACATGCTCAGCGACCCCGAGGCCTACGTCTTCACCTGCATCAACCAGACGGCCGAGCAGCAAGAGCTGGAGGACGAGCAGCGGCGCCTGTGCGACATCCAGCCCTTCCTGCCGGTGCTGCGGCTCGTGGCCCGCCAGGGGGACCGTGTGAAGAAGCTCATCAACTCGCAGATCAGCCTCCTCATCGGCAAAG GGCTACACGAATTCGACTCTCTGCGGGATCCCGAAGTCAACGACTTCCGCGCCAAGATGCGCCAGTTCTGCGAGGAGGCCGCGGCCCACCGGCAGCAGCTGGGCTGGGAGGCCTGGATGCACTACAACTTCCCCCTCCAGCTGGAGCCCTCGTCCCGCGGCTGGGGGGCCGGCACGCTGCGGGCGCCCACCAGGACTCTCTTTGTCAACGTCAAGTTCGAGGGCAATGAG GAGAGCTTCACCTTCCAGGCGTCCCCCAACGACTTTCCCCTGGCGCTGATGGCCTGCGCGCTCAAGAAGAGGGCCACCGTGTTCCGGCAGTCGGGGCTGGAGCGGCCCGAGGACTACACGCTGCAGGTGAACGGCAAGTACGAGTACCTGTACGGGAACCACCCCCTGTTCCAGTTCCAG TACATCTGCGCCTGCCTGCACAAGGGCCTGACCCCCCACCTCACCATGGTCCACTCGTCCTCCATCCTGGCCATGCGCGACGAGCAGAGCAACCCCCCGGCCCAGGCCCCCAAGCTGCGGGCCAAGCCGCCCCCCATCCCCGTGAAGAAG CCCTCCTCCGTGTCTCTCTGGTCCCTGGAGCAGCCCTTCTGCGTGGAGCTGGTGCAGGGCAGCAAGGTGAACGCCGACGAGAGGATGAAG CTCGTGGTGCTGGCCGGCCTCTTCCATGGGAATGAAATGCTGTGCAAGACGGTGTCCAGCTCCGAGGTGACCGTGTGCTCGGAGCCCGTGTGGAAGCAGCGGCTCGAGTTCGACATCAACGTGTGCGACCTGCCCCGCATGGCCCGGCTCTGCTTCGCCCTCTACGCCGTCATCGAGAAGGCCAAGAAGGCCCGCTCCACCAAGAAGAAGTCCAAGAAGGCC GACTGCCCCATCGCCTGGGCCAACCTCATGCTGTTTGACTACAAGGACCAGCTGAAGACCGGCGAGTGCTGCCTGTACATGTGGTCCTCCGTCCCGG ATGAGAAGGGGGAGCTGCTGAACCCCATGGGCACCGTGCGGAGTAACCCCAACACCGAGAGCGCCGCGGCCCTCGTCATCTGCATCCCCGAAGTGGCTCCCCACCCCGTGTACTACCCTCCTCTGGAGAAG ATTTTGGAGCTGGGCAAGAACGGAGAGCACGCGCGAGTCACCGAGGACGAG cagcagcagcttcGCGAGATCCTGGAGCGCAAGGTGGCGGCGGAGCTGTACGAGCACGAGAAGGACCTGGTGTGGAAGATGCGCCGAGAGATCCAGGAGCAGTTCCCCGAGGCCCTGGCCAGGCTCCTGCTCGTCACCAAGTGGAACCGGCACGAGGACGTGGCCCAG ATGCTCTTCCTGCTGCGCTCCTGGCCGGAGCTGCCCGTGCTCAGCGCGCTCGAGCTGCTGGACTTCAGCTTCCCCGACCGCCACGTGGGCTCCTTTGCCATCCAGTCCTTGAGGAAGCTGAC gGACGACGAGCTCTTCCAGTACCTCCTGCAGCTGGTGCAGGTGCTCAAGTACGAGTCCTACCTGGACTGCGAGTTGACCAAGTTCCTGCTGGACCGGGCCCTGGCCAACCGCAAGATCGGCCACTTCCTCTTCTGGCACCTGCG CTCCGAGATGCACGTCCCCTCCGTGGCTCTGCGCTTCGGCCTCATCATGGAGGCCTATTGCCGGGGCAGCAACCACCACATGAAGGTGTTGATGAAGCAG GGGGAGGCACTGAACAAAATGAAGGCACTGAATGACTTTGTCAAAGTGAGCTCCCAGAAGACCACCAAGCCGCAGACCAAGGAGCTGATGCATGTGTGTATGAGGCAGGAGACCTACTTAGAGGCCCTCTCGAACGTGCAATCTCCCCTGAACCCCAGTACCTTACTGTCTGAAGTCTG CGTGGAGCAGTGCACCTTCATGGACTCCAAGATGAAGCCGCTGTGGATCGTGTACAGCAACGAGGAGGCCGGCGGGGGCGCCGACAGCCACGTGGGCATCATCTTCAAGAACGGCGACG ACCTGCGCCAGGACATGCTCACCCTGCAGATGATCCAGCTCATGGACGTGCTGTGGAAGCAGGAGGGGCTGGACCTGCG GATGACTCCCTACGGGTGCCTCTCGACGGGCGACCGGACGGGCCTCATCGAGGTCGTGTCCCACTCGGACACCATCGCCAACATCCAGCTCAACAAAAGCAACATGGCTGCCACAGCCGCGTTCAATAAGGACGCGCTGCTCAACTGGCTCAAGTCCAAGAACCCGGG GGAGGCTCTGGAGCGAGCCATCGAGGAGTTCACGCTGTCCTGCGCGGGCTACTGCGTGGCCACCTACGTGCTGGGCATCGGCGACCGGCACAGCGACAACATCATGATCCGCGAGAGCGGGCAG CTCTTCCACATCGATTTTGGCCATTTCTTGGGGAACTTCAAGACCAAATTTGGAATCAACCGTGAGCGAGTGCCGTTCATCCTCACCTACGACTTTGTGCACGTCATCCAGCAGGGGAAGACCAACAACAACGAGAAGTTTGAGAG GTTCCGGAGTTACTGCGAGAGGGCGTACACCATCCTGCGCCGCCACGGGctcctcttcctccatctcttcgCACTGATGCGGGCAGCCGGCCTGCCCGAACTCAGCTGCTCCAAAGACATCCAGTATCTCAAG GATTCCCTGGCCTTGGGTAAAACCGACGAAGAGGCCCTGAAGCACTTCCGGGTGAAGTTTAACGAAGCCCTTCGGGAAAGCTGGAAAACCAAAGTGAACTGGTTGGCCCACAATGTGTCCAAAGACAACAGACAGTAG